TTCTTCGGAGTGGAAGACCTGATGGGCCAGGGGATGTCTGCGCTTATCGCAATGACGGTGATAGCTTTCGCGCTGGGCGTGCACCTGGTTATGAGCATAGGCGGCGCCGATATGCCGGTGGTGGTGTCCATGCTTAACAGTTATTCCGGTTGGGCCGCCGCGGCAACCGGCTTCCTGCTTGAGAACGACCTGCTTATCATAACGGGTGCGCTTGTGGGCTCAAGCGGCGCGATACTTAGTTACATCATGTGCAAGGCCATGAACCGCTCGCTTATCAATGTTATATTCGGCGGGTTCGGCGCCTCGGAGGGAAAAATAGCCGCCGCCGGAACCGGGATAGCCGGGGAAGTGGTGGCGACAAGCGTGGACGAAGTGGCGCACATGCTTATGGAAGCCAAGAACGTGATAGTGATACCCGGCTACGGCATGGCCGTGGCCCGCGCCCAGCATCCCGTCAAAGACATTTCGGACAAGCTGCGCGCAAAGGGCGTGAACGTGCGGTTCGCCATTCACCCCGTTGCAGGGCGGCTCCCCGGCCACATGAACGTGCTGCTTGCCGAGGCGAACGTGCCCTACGACATCGTGCTTGAGATGGACGAGATAAACAAGGACTTCCCGGAAACCGACGTGGCACTGGTCATCGGCGCGAACGATATCGTGAACCCCGGCGCGCTTGAGGATCCCTCAAGCCCGATTTACGGTATGCCTGTGCTTGAAACCTGGAAAGCTAAAACAACGGTGGTGCTGAAACGCAGCATGGCCGCGGGTTATGCGGGCGTGGAAAACCCGCTTTTCTACAAAGAGAACACCCGGATGCTGTTCGGCGACGCCAAAAAAAGCGTGGAAAGCGTTCTGGCAAAACTGCAGTAAGGTCAGGCTTTGCGCAAATCTCCCGTCCGCCACAGGCGGCGCGGGGGATTGGATTTATTCTTACTTATGAGCTCTATTTACGCGCTGTTCGCGGCTTTTCTTTTCGCGCTTTCCATGCCGCTGGGCAAGTTGCTGCTCGGGCATCTCGCGCCGCTTGAACTTTCGGCTTTCTGCTATCTGGGCTGCGCGCTCGGGCTTTTCGGCTGGCGG
The sequence above is a segment of the Elusimicrobiota bacterium genome. Coding sequences within it:
- the pntB gene encoding Re/Si-specific NAD(P)(+) transhydrogenase subunit beta; the protein is MENIIQQNGILIISYIVASVLFILSLGGLSNPESSRRGNWFGIIGMAIAVIATFFHPSVNSQGYALLIAMVVIGGAIGSVVAAKIAMTAMPQLVAGFHSFVGMAAVLVGINSYMGSAGLSGAARTIHETEVFLGVFIGAVTFTGSVVAFGKLQAIIRSKPLLLPGRHLLNIAMLLATLYCGYLFFGVEDLMGQGMSALIAMTVIAFALGVHLVMSIGGADMPVVVSMLNSYSGWAAAATGFLLENDLLIITGALVGSSGAILSYIMCKAMNRSLINVIFGGFGASEGKIAAAGTGIAGEVVATSVDEVAHMLMEAKNVIVIPGYGMAVARAQHPVKDISDKLRAKGVNVRFAIHPVAGRLPGHMNVLLAEANVPYDIVLEMDEINKDFPETDVALVIGANDIVNPGALEDPSSPIYGMPVLETWKAKTTVVLKRSMAAGYAGVENPLFYKENTRMLFGDAKKSVESVLAKLQ